From the Candidatus Liberimonas magnetica genome, the window CTCAAGGCAAGGCAATAGAAACTGAAGAGATGTATAAGAAGGCATTAGAGATAAACCCTAAGAATGAAGACGTATATAAAAATTTGGGTGATATTTACTGGGCTCAGAGCAAGATAAAAGAAGCCGAAGAGATGTACAAAAATGTATCGGTAATAAATCCAAAGAATGAATGGGCATACAATATTTTGGGTAATATTTACCGGTCTCAGGGCAAGATGAAAGAAGCCGAAGAGATGTACAAAAATGTATCGGAAATAAACTCAAAGAATGAAGTCGCGTACAATAGCTTAGGTGAAATTTACCGTGTTCAGAACAAGTATAAAGAAGCCGAAGAGATGTACAAAAAGGTGCTGGAGATAAACCCGGAGAATGAAGGCGCATATAATTTTTTAGGAAATATTTACCGGGCTCAAGGCAAGACGAAAGAAGCCAAAGAGATGTGGGAAAAAGTGATACAGTTAAACCCGAAGAATGACTACGCCTACGTTGGCTTAGGTGATGCTTACCGGGCACAGGGAAAAGCAAAAGAAGCGGAAGAGATGTGCAAAAAAGTACTGGAGTTAAATCCGAGTAATGGAGACGTCTACACAATTTTAGGTGATATTTCTATCGATCTGGGCAAATATACGGAAGCGCTGGATTATTATAAAACATACCTTGTGAAAAACTCGGCAAATGCACTAGCGGTATATAACCTTGCTCGAGCTTTTATGTTTTTAAAAAGATACGATGAAGCAGTAACATATTTTGAATCTGCAATAGCAAATAATCCGCCGGTTAATTTTGATGCCCATCTGTATCTTGCCGAATGCTATGAAAAGCTCGGCAAAAATGAACTTGCGGAACAACAGAAAACTTTATATTATAATAGTCTTTTTAATAAAGCTTTGAGCGAGCATAAAGCCGGTAAATTAAATGAAGCAATCAGTTTATACGAGACAATCCTTAAACAATACCCGGATGATATCCGTTCATATTTCGCTATGGCCTATGCCTTTATGGATTTAAAAAAGTATAATGAAGCTATCACTTATTTCAATAAAACTCTGGAATTAAAACCTGATTATCATGAGGTACATTATTATTTGTCTGTTTGTTACAAAGGACTAGGTGACGATAAAAACTCTAACATGCAGTTGGAGCTTTTCAATAAACCTGCTCAGCAATAAACAGAAAAAATTAACTATGCTTAAATATTTGATTAAATCTGTGTAAAATTGACACAATCTGAAAACTTGTTGTATAATAAGACGAATTTAATAGATGCCGGGGTGGCGGAATGGCAGACGCAACGGACTTAAAATCCGAAAAACAACATAATTGCTCACCGATATAAAATCATAAAACCTCTGAAAATACATACAAATCTTAGTTTAATCAATTTTAACCTATTTTAACGAATTTGAACCCAAAGTGGACACTTTTTGGACACTTTAAACTAAGCATTTATTTTCCTGCATCCAGCTGTTTCAAGACACTTCAAACCTACTTTAAATAAAAATATTACTATTGCCTTATAGTTATTAATAATGAAAGGTATTTATGATCATGTGGCTGGCATGACACGGGATTATATAAACTTGGTATAAATTGCAAAAAACGTTTAAAAAATATAAAATTATCATTAAGATATGACAAAAATCAAAGAATCTGAAACTATTGAACTTAAAAAATCAACGGGAACTCTGAAAGAGGCAATTATTTCCATTGCTGCAATTCTTAATAAACATGGTAAGGGCACTCTTTATTTTGGTATCGAAGACAACGGCACCGTAGTAGGACAGCAAATAGGCAAATCTACAATAAAAGATATTACTAAATCAATTTCTGACCATATTGAACCTAAGATATTTCCTGATGTTAAGATTCAAAAAATCGAAGATAAAGATTGTATTGTTGTAGAATTCAGCGGCCATGAGGGTTTGTATTCTGCGTATGGCCGGTTTTATATCCGCTCCGGGGATGAAGACAAAAAGCTTTCTACTAAAGAAATAGAGCGGTTGATTGAAAAAAAGAAAAACTATGTTTACTCATGGGGGGCGGGTCTTTCCGAAATCCCGATTACTAAGGCTG encodes:
- a CDS encoding tetratricopeptide repeat protein: QGKAIETEEMYKKALEINPKNEDVYKNLGDIYWAQSKIKEAEEMYKNVSVINPKNEWAYNILGNIYRSQGKMKEAEEMYKNVSEINSKNEVAYNSLGEIYRVQNKYKEAEEMYKKVLEINPENEGAYNFLGNIYRAQGKTKEAKEMWEKVIQLNPKNDYAYVGLGDAYRAQGKAKEAEEMCKKVLELNPSNGDVYTILGDISIDLGKYTEALDYYKTYLVKNSANALAVYNLARAFMFLKRYDEAVTYFESAIANNPPVNFDAHLYLAECYEKLGKNELAEQQKTLYYNSLFNKALSEHKAGKLNEAISLYETILKQYPDDIRSYFAMAYAFMDLKKYNEAITYFNKTLELKPDYHEVHYYLSVCYKGLGDDKNSNMQLELFNKPAQQ